The following are from one region of the Nicotiana tomentosiformis chromosome 7, ASM39032v3, whole genome shotgun sequence genome:
- the LOC138896539 gene encoding uncharacterized protein, with protein sequence MKSSSRPQEDKDKGKFENKEGGKIFNPKPFTPSSSIQCHKYKGRGHIMYECPSRRNIILREDGGYESEKSEGEEEGDVSNDDDIELPNDGMIGVVRRIMTINLGSNSKEQRENIFHTRCGIKGKTCSMIIDSGSCANVVSSYFVEKLGLACMKHPTPYRLQWLNDSGEQKVNKQCMISFNVGRYEDDILCDIVPMQACHILLGHPWQYDRNVFHDRRKNRYSLELNGRKFTLAPLSPSQVFEDQKRLRETKGKPRGGIKSELEEKEKKGGQELEKKRDGREKEREGNNLREEIKRGLNEKIESLGERKEAKEIKKESFYIKAKECLNARKEGLPIILLTYKEVLINSELLTSSLPSIISSLLQDFEDVFPEDIPNGLPPLRGIEHQIDFVPGSQIPNRPAYRSNPEETKELQRQVEELLEKGFVRESMSPCSVPVLLVPKKDGTWRMCVDCRAINKITVKYRHPIPRLDDMLDQLHGSKIFSKIDLKSDYHQIRMNPGDEWKTAFKTKYGLYEWLVMPFGLTNAPSTFMRLMNHIFKDFHGKFVVVYFDDILIFSNTLEEHVEHLKQVFEVLRKQLLFANLKKCTFCMDRVIFLGFVVSSKGVEVDEEKIKAIKEWPKPKSVTEVRSFHGLASFYRRFVRDFSTIASPLTEVIKKDKIFTWGKEQ encoded by the coding sequence ATGAAGAGTTCTTCAAGACCTCAAGAAGACaaggataaaggtaaatttgagaacaaagaGGGAGGTAAAATCTTTAACCCTAAACCTTTTACACCTTCTAGTTCTATTCAGTGTCATAAATATAAAGGAAGGGGACATATAATGTATGAAtgtccaagtagaagaaacatcattcttagagaagatggaggatatgagagtgaaaaaagtgagggagaagaagagggagatgtgagtaatgatgatgatatagaactacctaatgatggcatgattggggtagttagaaggattatgactatcaatttgggaagcaatagtaaagaacaaagggagaatatattccatactaggtgtgggataaaggggaaaacttgttctatgatcattgatagtggtagttgtgctaatgtggtgagttcatactttgtggaaaaattgggacttgcatgcatgaaacaccctactccctatagactccaatggttaaatgatagtggtgaacaaaaggtaaacaaacaatgcatgatttcattcaatgttggtagatatgaggatgatattctttgtgacatagtccctatgcaagcttgtcatatcttactgggtcatccttggcagtatgataggaatgtttttcatgatagaaggaagaatagatattctcttgagctaaatggcaggaaatttactcttgcacctttatctccttctcaagtgtttgaagatcaaaagagattaagggaaacaaagggaaaaccaaggggagggataaaaagtgagcttgaggaaaaagaaaagaaaggaggccaagagttggaaaaaaagagagatggccgagagaaagagagagagggcaacaatttgagagaagagataaaaaggggcttgaatgaaaaaatagaaagtcttggtgagaggaaagaggctaaggaaataaaaaaagagagtttttatataaaagccaaagagtgtttaaatgcaagaaaagaggggtTGCCCATAATATTACTTACTTATAAAGAAGTTTTGATTAATTCTGAGTTACTCACTTCTTCGTTGCCAAGTattatttcttctcttttgcaggattttgaagatgtctttcctgaagatattcctaatggattgccacctttacgtggcattgagcatcaaattgatttcgtgcctggatcacaaatcccaaataggcctgcttataggagtaatccagaagagacaaaagagcttcaaaggcaagttgaggagctgcttgagaaaggctttgtgagagagagcatgagcccttgctctgttcccgtcctattggtacccaaaaaggatggaacttggaggatgtgcgtggattgtagagcaatcaacaagataacggtaaagtatcgccatcctattcctcgtcttgatgacatgttggatcaattacatggatccaaaatcttttctaaaattgatctaaaaagtgattaccatcagattcgaatgaatcctggagatgaatggaaaactgcttttaagaccaaatatgggctttatgagtggttagttatgccttttggcttgactaatgcacctagcactttcatgagattaatgaatcatatctttaaggattttcatggaaaatttgttgtggtgtacttcgatgatatcttgatcttttctaacactttagaagagcatgtagaacacctaaaacaagtttttgaagttcttagaaagcaactcttatttgctaatcttaaaaagtgtactttttgtatggatcgtgtgattttcttgggttttgtggttagttctaaaggagttgaggttgatgaagagaaaatcaaagcaataaaagaatggccaaaacctaagagtgtaactgaagttaggagttttcatggacttgctagtttttataggaggtttgtgagagactttagcaccattgcttctcctttaactgaagttattaaaaaggataagatttttacatgggggaaagaacaa